In Accipiter gentilis chromosome 38, bAccGen1.1, whole genome shotgun sequence, the following proteins share a genomic window:
- the EBP gene encoding 3-beta-hydroxysteroid-Delta(8),Delta(7)-isomerase — translation MAISHAPRRSHAPLGGATPPGRSSTSGRGHAPSRRDHASRLTAPPPSKTPRRCEAPPRRRGSAPLRPLVPRLPRGGSDQSAGREWRVGSAAIGRPSGGAFPLAAAGRRRGGGGSGARESGEAERSGVAMATTAHPYWPRSLPLPGYVASERPGWQCAGAVAAAGAGLLALGWALGGARGGATRSPARRLALGWFLMCAGVHGILEGYFSLRHRELPADTGLLADVWKEYAKADSRYMTSDDFTVAMETVTAWAWGPLSFLTFLAFLRRHPIRYILQLLVSLGQLYGDVLYFATEARAGWTHSDPRPLYFWGYFVGLNGVWVLVPGALLIDACRNLAAAQRALDRPRHKAH, via the exons ATGGCCATAAGCCACGCCCCCCGACGGAGCCACGCCCCTCTGGGCGGAGCCACGCCTCCAGGGCGCAGTTCTACTTCAGGGCGAGGCCACGCCCCCTCCCGACGAGACCACGCCTCCAGGCTAACGGCCCCACCCCCAAGTAAAACCCCGCGCCGCTGTGAAGCTCCGCCCCGGCGGAGAggctccgccccgctccgccccctGGTCCCACGTCTCCCCAGAGGCGGGAGCGACCAATCGGCGGGCAGAGAGTGGAGGGTGGGGAGCGCCGCCATTggccggccgagcggcggcgcgTTCCCATTggccgcggcggggcggaggcGCGGCGGAGGAGGGAGCGGCGCGCGGGAGAGCGGCGAGGCTGAG CGCAGCGGCGTTGCCATGGCGACGACGGCGCACCCCTATTGGCCGCGTTCGCTGCCGTTGCCGGGTTACGTGGCCAGCGAGCGTCCCGGCTGGCAGTGCGCAGGCGCGGtagcggcggccggggcggggttACTGGCTCTGGGCTGGGCGTTGGGCGGAGCGAGGGGAGGGGCAACGAGAAGCCCCGCCCGCCGCCTGGCCCTGGGCTGGTTCCTGATGTGCGCGGGGGTGCATGGGATACTGGAGGGCTATTTCAGCctgcggcaccgggagctgcccGCCGACACCGGTTTGCTGGCCGACGTCT GGAAGGAGTACGCCAAAGCCGACAGCCGCTACATGAC GAGCGATGACTTCACGGTTGCCATGGAGACAGTGACGGCCTGGGCCTGGGGTCCTCTCAGCTTCCTCACCTTCCTCGCCTTCCTGCGCCGCCACCCCATCCGCTACATCCTGCAGCTCCTCGTCTCCCTCG GTCAGCTCTACGGTGACGTTCTGTACTTCGCCACGGAGGCTCGGGCGGGCTGGACCCACAGCGACCCGCGACCCCTCTACTTTTGGGGCTACTTCGTGGGGCTGAAcggggtgtgggtgctggtgcccGGCGCCCTCCTCATCGACGCCTGCCGCAACCTGGCTGCCGCCCAGCGCGCCCTCGACCGTCCTCGCCACAAGGCCCACTGA
- the OTUD5 gene encoding OTU domain-containing protein 5 isoform X1 — protein sequence MTILPKKKPVPAPDGDGDSGPDAGPERGADAGPERGPGGVGEPVGPGGVGGPRPRASPPPPLRGWAGLPAAGSPPPAGPGGPVGGGPGAGDGPGSLLGLEAAALGLPEPRGPGGGGGGGGPGHSKRRRRGGAGPSGGPGGGGPGCGGPGGMGLGLGMGPGGSPGPDEAGGGYNSEDEYEAGRVEMDPATAEQQEHRFEKALREKKGFIIKRMKEDGACLFRAVADQVYGDQDMHEVVRKHCMDYLMKNADYFSNYVTEDFTTYINRKRKSTCHGNHIEMQAMAEMYNRPVEVYQYGTEPINTFHGIQHNEDEPIRVSYHRNIHYNSVVNPNKATIGVGLGLPSFKPGLAEQSLMKSAIKTSEESWIEQQMLEDKKRATDWEATNEAIEEQVARESYLQWLRDQEKQARQPRKASATCSSATAAAASGLEEWSGRSPRPRSAAPSPEHPGLHPEAPGPKPPSPGAPPAGKPPSPCAPGTSSQLGAGGGRATPPLVSLYPALECRAIMQQMSPTAFGLNDWEDDEILASVLAVSQQEYLETMKTSRHRDPAADKS from the exons ATGACGATCCTCCCGAAGAAGAAGCCGGTACCGGCGCCCGACGGTGACGGCGACTCGGGCCCGGACGCCGGCCCCGAGCGCGGCGCGGACGCCGGCCCCGAGCGCGGCCCCGGTGGCGTGGGCGAACCCGTCGGTCCCGGCGGCGTCGGGGGACCGAGGCCCAGggcttcgccgccgccgccgttaaGGGGTTGGGCCGGGTTACCGGCCGCCGGTtcgcccccccccgccggtcCCGGAGGCCCCgtcggcggcggccccggggcgggggacgGTCCCGGGTCGCTGCTGGGGTTGGAGGCGGCGGCGTTGGGCCTGCCCGAACCCCGCGGGcccggcggaggaggaggaggaggcggccccgGACACAGCAAACGACGGCGGCGtggcggggccgggcccagcGGCGGCCCCGGTGGCGGAGGCCCCGgctgcggcggccccggcgggatggggctgggactggggatgggccccggcggcagccccggccccgacGAGGCGGGAGGCGGCTACAACAGCGAGGACGAGTACGAGGCCGGCCGGGTGGAGATGGACCCGGCCACGGCCGAGCAG CAGGAGCACCGGTTCGAGAAGGCGCTGCGGGAGAAGAAAGGCTTCATCATCAAACGCATGAAAGAGGACGGTGCTTGTTTGTTCCGGGCCGTGG CCGACCAGGTGTACGGAGATCAGGACATGCACGAGGTGGTGCGGAAGCACTGCATGGATTATCTG ATGAAGAACGCCGATTATTTTTCCAACTACGTGACGGAGGATTTCACCACCTACATCAACCGCAAACGTAAAAGCACGTGCCACGGCAACCACATCGAGATGCAAGCCATGGCCGAGATGTACAACCGTCCTGTCGAAGTCTACCAGTACGGCACTG AGCCCATCAACACCTTCCACGGGATCCAGCACAACGAGGACGAGCCCATCCGCGTCAGCTACCACCGCAACATCCACTACAACTCCGTCGTCAACCCCAACAAGGCCACCATCggcgtggggctggggctgccctccTTCAAACCGGGg ctggcCGAGCAGTCCCTGATGAAAAGCGCCATCAAGACCTCGGAGGAATCCTGGATCGAGCAGCAGATGCTGGAGGACAAGAAGCGGGCGACCGACTGGGAGGCCACCAACGAGGCCATCGAGGAGCAGGTGGCCCGCGAGTCCTACCTCCAGTGGCTACGTGACCAGGAGAAGCAAGCCCGGCAG CCCCGCAAGGCCAGCGCCACGTGCAGTTCggccacggcggcggcggccagcgGCTTGGAGGAATGGAGCGGGCGTTCGCCCCGGCCCCGAAGCGCAGCCCCCTCGCCCGAGCACCCCGGCCTGCACCCCGAGGCGCCCGGTCCCAAGCCCCCCTCGCCCGGTGCTCCCCCGGCTGGCAAGCCTCCCTCGCCCTGTGCCCCAG GGACCAGCAGCCAGCTGGGGGCGGGTGGGGGCCGGGCCACCCCCCCACTGGTGTCCCTGTACCCCGCGCTGGAGTGCCGTGCCATCATGCAGCAGATGTCCCCCACTGCCTTCG GCCTCAACGACTGGGAGGACGACGAGATCCTGGCGTCGGTGCTGGCCGTCTCGCAGCAGGAGTACCTGGAGACCATGAAGACCTCCCGCCACAGAGACCCCGCTGCTGACAAGAGTTGA
- the OTUD5 gene encoding OTU domain-containing protein 5 isoform X2 yields MTILPKKKPVPAPDGDGDSGPDAGPERGADAGPERGPGGVGEPVGPGGVGGPRPRASPPPPLRGWAGLPAAGSPPPAGPGGPVGGGPGAGDGPGSLLGLEAAALGLPEPRGPGGGGGGGGPGHSKRRRRGGAGPSGGPGGGGPGCGGPGGMGLGLGMGPGGSPGPDEAGGGYNSEDEYEAGRVEMDPATAEQEHRFEKALREKKGFIIKRMKEDGACLFRAVADQVYGDQDMHEVVRKHCMDYLMKNADYFSNYVTEDFTTYINRKRKSTCHGNHIEMQAMAEMYNRPVEVYQYGTEPINTFHGIQHNEDEPIRVSYHRNIHYNSVVNPNKATIGVGLGLPSFKPGLAEQSLMKSAIKTSEESWIEQQMLEDKKRATDWEATNEAIEEQVARESYLQWLRDQEKQARQPRKASATCSSATAAAASGLEEWSGRSPRPRSAAPSPEHPGLHPEAPGPKPPSPGAPPAGKPPSPCAPGTSSQLGAGGGRATPPLVSLYPALECRAIMQQMSPTAFGLNDWEDDEILASVLAVSQQEYLETMKTSRHRDPAADKS; encoded by the exons ATGACGATCCTCCCGAAGAAGAAGCCGGTACCGGCGCCCGACGGTGACGGCGACTCGGGCCCGGACGCCGGCCCCGAGCGCGGCGCGGACGCCGGCCCCGAGCGCGGCCCCGGTGGCGTGGGCGAACCCGTCGGTCCCGGCGGCGTCGGGGGACCGAGGCCCAGggcttcgccgccgccgccgttaaGGGGTTGGGCCGGGTTACCGGCCGCCGGTtcgcccccccccgccggtcCCGGAGGCCCCgtcggcggcggccccggggcgggggacgGTCCCGGGTCGCTGCTGGGGTTGGAGGCGGCGGCGTTGGGCCTGCCCGAACCCCGCGGGcccggcggaggaggaggaggaggcggccccgGACACAGCAAACGACGGCGGCGtggcggggccgggcccagcGGCGGCCCCGGTGGCGGAGGCCCCGgctgcggcggccccggcgggatggggctgggactggggatgggccccggcggcagccccggccccgacGAGGCGGGAGGCGGCTACAACAGCGAGGACGAGTACGAGGCCGGCCGGGTGGAGATGGACCCGGCCACGGCCGAGCAG GAGCACCGGTTCGAGAAGGCGCTGCGGGAGAAGAAAGGCTTCATCATCAAACGCATGAAAGAGGACGGTGCTTGTTTGTTCCGGGCCGTGG CCGACCAGGTGTACGGAGATCAGGACATGCACGAGGTGGTGCGGAAGCACTGCATGGATTATCTG ATGAAGAACGCCGATTATTTTTCCAACTACGTGACGGAGGATTTCACCACCTACATCAACCGCAAACGTAAAAGCACGTGCCACGGCAACCACATCGAGATGCAAGCCATGGCCGAGATGTACAACCGTCCTGTCGAAGTCTACCAGTACGGCACTG AGCCCATCAACACCTTCCACGGGATCCAGCACAACGAGGACGAGCCCATCCGCGTCAGCTACCACCGCAACATCCACTACAACTCCGTCGTCAACCCCAACAAGGCCACCATCggcgtggggctggggctgccctccTTCAAACCGGGg ctggcCGAGCAGTCCCTGATGAAAAGCGCCATCAAGACCTCGGAGGAATCCTGGATCGAGCAGCAGATGCTGGAGGACAAGAAGCGGGCGACCGACTGGGAGGCCACCAACGAGGCCATCGAGGAGCAGGTGGCCCGCGAGTCCTACCTCCAGTGGCTACGTGACCAGGAGAAGCAAGCCCGGCAG CCCCGCAAGGCCAGCGCCACGTGCAGTTCggccacggcggcggcggccagcgGCTTGGAGGAATGGAGCGGGCGTTCGCCCCGGCCCCGAAGCGCAGCCCCCTCGCCCGAGCACCCCGGCCTGCACCCCGAGGCGCCCGGTCCCAAGCCCCCCTCGCCCGGTGCTCCCCCGGCTGGCAAGCCTCCCTCGCCCTGTGCCCCAG GGACCAGCAGCCAGCTGGGGGCGGGTGGGGGCCGGGCCACCCCCCCACTGGTGTCCCTGTACCCCGCGCTGGAGTGCCGTGCCATCATGCAGCAGATGTCCCCCACTGCCTTCG GCCTCAACGACTGGGAGGACGACGAGATCCTGGCGTCGGTGCTGGCCGTCTCGCAGCAGGAGTACCTGGAGACCATGAAGACCTCCCGCCACAGAGACCCCGCTGCTGACAAGAGTTGA